From the genome of Turicibacter faecis, one region includes:
- a CDS encoding Mur ligase family protein, with amino-acid sequence MMIITSLLLLAIGFTLVFTLWKRMAHALQMLQQCHYMNDRFTTWIAGHRLVAFPLPLSVLVVIYWGLMVLTSLSTGISEVALTWGALIISLLGVGMIKISSGVSKESKKPLKITARVWRIIATGVVVMLLFSGLGLALLESHIELVGVQVIGWLLIFNLFAYFLMLVANWLNKPMENSIRLGFINDARRIIKNSQSLDVVGVTGSYGKTSTKHALNAILSEQFNTLMTPESYNTPMGITITIRNYLKPIHSKFIAEMGAYKVGEINELCNIAYPKYGILTSVGPQHLETFKTIDHVKQTKFELIEFLPADGIGFINIDDENIRDYYENKFKGVCTVYTYGINQKADYRAKDIVVSEKGTTFNVVFRDGSVHEFQTKLLGLHNIYNTVASIALGNELGIPVEKMKIAVRKMKPVTHRLELRRNGNFTIIDDAFNSNPVGSKMALEVLGQMSGKRIVLTPGMVDLGSAQYELNKAFGTYMKDTCDYVILVGKKQTEPIQEGLAEVGFPKENITVAENLTEAFKVMYEVVEPGAFVLIENDLPELFAE; translated from the coding sequence TTTTACATTGGTTTTTACATTATGGAAACGAATGGCGCATGCCCTTCAAATGCTTCAACAATGTCATTATATGAATGACCGTTTTACGACATGGATTGCAGGCCATCGTTTAGTTGCTTTTCCATTACCACTTAGTGTTTTAGTAGTGATTTATTGGGGACTGATGGTTCTAACGAGCCTCTCAACGGGTATATCAGAGGTGGCTTTGACTTGGGGAGCCTTAATTATTAGTCTCTTAGGAGTGGGAATGATTAAAATTAGTAGCGGGGTTTCTAAGGAATCTAAAAAGCCATTAAAAATTACAGCTCGCGTTTGGCGAATTATTGCTACTGGTGTTGTAGTAATGTTATTATTCTCTGGATTAGGTTTAGCGTTGTTAGAATCTCATATTGAATTAGTAGGGGTACAAGTCATTGGTTGGTTATTAATATTTAATTTATTTGCGTATTTTCTTATGCTAGTAGCCAATTGGCTTAATAAGCCGATGGAGAATAGTATTCGTTTAGGATTTATCAATGATGCCCGTCGAATTATTAAAAATTCTCAATCATTAGATGTAGTAGGGGTTACAGGAAGTTATGGGAAAACAAGTACGAAGCATGCTTTAAATGCCATTTTATCCGAACAGTTTAATACGTTAATGACGCCAGAGAGTTATAATACACCGATGGGAATTACAATTACCATTCGTAATTATTTAAAACCCATTCATAGTAAGTTTATTGCAGAGATGGGAGCTTACAAAGTTGGCGAGATTAATGAGTTATGTAATATCGCATACCCTAAGTATGGAATTTTAACTTCTGTAGGGCCGCAACATTTAGAAACTTTCAAGACGATTGATCATGTTAAACAAACAAAATTTGAATTAATTGAGTTCTTACCTGCAGATGGAATTGGTTTTATCAATATAGATGATGAAAATATTCGTGATTATTATGAAAATAAATTTAAAGGTGTTTGTACCGTATATACTTATGGGATTAATCAGAAGGCAGACTATCGTGCAAAAGATATTGTCGTTAGTGAAAAGGGAACGACTTTTAATGTTGTTTTTCGAGATGGAAGTGTTCATGAATTTCAAACGAAATTATTAGGTCTTCATAATATTTATAATACCGTTGCAAGTATAGCTTTAGGAAATGAACTCGGAATTCCGGTTGAAAAGATGAAAATTGCCGTTCGCAAAATGAAACCTGTGACCCATCGATTAGAATTGCGCCGTAATGGAAACTTTACTATTATTGATGATGCCTTCAATTCAAATCCAGTAGGATCTAAAATGGCACTTGAGGTTCTAGGTCAAATGAGTGGGAAGCGCATTGTGTTAACCCCAGGTATGGTTGATTTAGGATCTGCTCAATATGAGTTGAATAAGGCCTTTGGAACGTACATGAAGGATACTTGTGATTATGTTATTCTTGTTGGTAAAAAGCAGACAGAACCAATTCAAGAAGGGCTAGCAGAAGTTGGATTCCCTAAAGAGAATATTACGGTAGCGGAAAATTTAACAGAAGCTTTTAAAGTAATGTATGAGGTAGTTGAACCAGGGGCATTTGTTTTAATTGAGAATGACCTGCCTGAACTATTTGCAGAGTAG
- a CDS encoding NUDIX hydrolase, which translates to MENQVLEFIKKVQSIAQIGLSFSTDPYAIDNYEELRKISIRMLKEYTSLPDDECELYKDFIYPTPQPAVRTLVVRDNKLLLVKEKDSGLWSLPGGWCDIDCTPKETAIKETYEESGYVIECTKLLAVFDRRHYIKKSLYDVYCLYFLGNVVAGEAKCNHETEDIGWFEVSNLPSLSRKNSIEEIQKAYHVYKEKLETYFE; encoded by the coding sequence ATGGAAAATCAGGTGTTAGAGTTTATAAAAAAGGTTCAGTCTATTGCACAAATCGGGCTATCTTTTTCGACGGATCCATATGCTATCGATAATTATGAAGAGTTAAGAAAGATTAGTATAAGAATGTTAAAAGAGTATACCTCTCTTCCAGATGACGAATGTGAGTTGTATAAAGATTTTATTTATCCAACACCACAACCAGCCGTACGTACCCTTGTCGTAAGAGATAATAAGCTTTTGCTTGTAAAGGAAAAAGACAGTGGTCTTTGGTCGTTACCTGGTGGATGGTGTGACATAGACTGTACGCCAAAGGAAACGGCGATTAAAGAAACTTATGAAGAGTCTGGTTATGTTATAGAGTGTACAAAGTTACTTGCGGTATTTGATAGAAGACATTATATTAAAAAGTCATTATATGATGTGTATTGTCTTTATTTCCTGGGGAATGTTGTCGCAGGTGAGGCGAAGTGTAATCATGAAACGGAGGATATAGGCTGGTTTGAGGTTTCTAATCTTCCAAGTTTATCTCGTAAGAATTCAATAGAAGAGATTCAAAAGGCATATCATGTATATAAGGAAAAATTGGAAACATATTTTGAATGA
- a CDS encoding D-alanine--D-alanine ligase family protein, with product MKLKVGVFFGGESVEHEISIISANQAMHAIDKTKYDVVPVYLSKKCEWYTGDALFDVKEYKNLEGLLKKCQRVVIVPNNGKIQMERYPAKKFGNNVVNTIDVAIPVIHGTNGEDGALQGFFELNGIPYSGCEVAAAAVGQDKVFMKNILRDSGLPITKYVWYYSSDWFADQESCLDTIEEKLNYPVMIKPASLGSSVGISKATDRASLEEGITEAIGFDKKFIVEEMVTQLVEVNCSVIGDFSSAKPSVLEEVMGSDEFLSFRDKYEGGGGSKGAKTSGTKSQGMASTNRIIPARLTEEGTKYVQDLAVQTFRVLGSAGVARIDFLINAENNEVYVNEINTIPGSLSFYLWEKTDRNFTELMTSLVELALKRQRERENLTFSFESNVLSLQAGGTKGAKGVKA from the coding sequence ATGAAGTTAAAAGTTGGTGTGTTTTTCGGCGGTGAGTCGGTAGAGCACGAAATTTCGATTATTTCTGCTAACCAGGCAATGCATGCCATTGATAAAACTAAATACGATGTTGTACCAGTATATTTATCAAAGAAGTGTGAATGGTACACAGGAGATGCGTTATTTGATGTAAAGGAATATAAGAATCTTGAAGGCTTATTAAAAAAATGTCAGCGTGTTGTTATCGTTCCTAATAATGGAAAAATTCAAATGGAACGTTATCCAGCAAAAAAATTTGGGAATAACGTGGTAAATACAATTGATGTTGCTATTCCAGTTATTCATGGTACAAATGGTGAAGATGGAGCGTTACAAGGATTTTTCGAGTTAAATGGAATTCCGTATTCAGGATGCGAGGTTGCCGCGGCCGCTGTTGGGCAAGATAAAGTGTTTATGAAGAATATTTTGCGTGACTCAGGATTACCGATTACTAAATATGTCTGGTACTATTCATCTGACTGGTTCGCTGATCAGGAATCTTGTCTAGACACGATTGAGGAGAAATTAAATTACCCGGTAATGATTAAACCAGCAAGCTTAGGATCAAGTGTGGGAATTTCTAAGGCTACTGATCGTGCATCACTTGAAGAGGGAATTACAGAAGCTATTGGTTTTGACAAAAAATTTATTGTTGAGGAAATGGTAACACAATTAGTAGAGGTTAACTGTTCAGTTATTGGAGATTTCTCATCTGCTAAGCCTTCGGTTCTAGAAGAGGTGATGGGATCAGATGAATTCTTAAGTTTCCGTGATAAGTATGAAGGCGGGGGAGGTTCTAAGGGAGCTAAAACTTCTGGAACTAAATCTCAAGGAATGGCTAGTACAAACCGCATTATTCCGGCCCGTTTAACAGAGGAAGGAACGAAGTATGTTCAGGATCTTGCAGTACAAACTTTCCGCGTGTTAGGAAGCGCAGGGGTTGCTCGTATTGATTTCTTAATTAACGCTGAAAACAATGAGGTTTATGTTAATGAAATTAATACAATTCCGGGATCGTTATCTTTCTACTTATGGGAAAAAACAGACCGTAATTTTACGGAGTTAATGACAAGTTTAGTGGAGTTAGCATTGAAGCGTCAACGTGAACGTGAAAATTTAACTTTCTCATTTGAATCTAATGTTCTTTCATTACAAGCGGGGGGAACAAAGGGAGCAAAAGGAGTAAAGGCCTAA
- the clpP gene encoding ATP-dependent Clp endopeptidase proteolytic subunit ClpP produces MSSYLVPTVIEQTAHGERAYDIYSRLLKDRIIMLSGEINDYTANIVVAQLLFLAAEDPNKDINLYINSPGGSVTAGFAIFDTMNYIKCDVSTICVGMAASMGAFLLSAGTKGKRYALPNSEVMIHQPLGGAQGQATEIAIAAKHILKTRDKLNHILSERSGQPLEKIEQDTERDNFMSAEEAVAYGLIDQVVTRPVDISENK; encoded by the coding sequence ATGAGTAGTTATTTAGTACCGACAGTCATTGAACAAACAGCCCACGGTGAACGTGCGTACGACATTTATTCTCGTCTATTAAAAGACCGTATCATCATGCTGAGTGGTGAAATTAACGATTATACCGCAAATATCGTGGTTGCACAACTTTTATTTTTAGCTGCTGAAGACCCAAATAAAGATATTAACCTTTATATTAATAGTCCTGGTGGATCTGTAACAGCTGGTTTTGCTATTTTTGACACAATGAATTACATTAAATGCGACGTTTCAACAATTTGTGTCGGAATGGCAGCATCAATGGGGGCCTTCTTACTTTCAGCTGGTACAAAAGGTAAACGTTATGCATTACCAAATAGTGAAGTAATGATTCACCAACCACTTGGTGGTGCACAAGGGCAAGCGACAGAAATTGCAATTGCTGCAAAACATATCTTAAAAACTCGTGATAAATTGAATCACATTTTATCTGAACGTTCAGGTCAACCACTTGAAAAAATTGAACAGGATACAGAACGCGATAACTTCATGTCTGCTGAAGAAGCTGTTGCTTACGGATTAATCGACCAAGTAGTCACACGTCCTGTCGATATTTCAGAGAATAAATAA
- the gap gene encoding type I glyceraldehyde-3-phosphate dehydrogenase: MAIKVAINGFGRIGRLALRLMIENNDFEVVAINDLTDAKTLAHLFKYDSAQGRFNGEIEVKDGAFVVNGKEIKVTAERNPEALPWGELGVDVVLECTGFFTSQEKAGLHLKAGAKKVVISAPATGDIKTVVYNVNQNILDGSETVISGASCTTNCLAPMAKVLNDKYGVQKGFMTTIHAYTNDQNTLDAPHGKGDLRRGRAAAASIVPNSTGAAKAIGLVIPELQGKLDGGAQRVPVITGSLTELVCTLNTKVTAAEINEAMKAAANESFGYTEDEIVSADVIGISYGSLFDATQTKVMEVNGEQLVKVAAWYDNEMSYTNQLIRTLGYFASLIK, translated from the coding sequence ATGGCAATTAAAGTAGCGATTAATGGATTCGGGCGTATCGGACGCTTAGCTTTACGTTTAATGATCGAAAACAACGACTTCGAAGTAGTTGCAATCAATGACTTAACTGATGCTAAAACATTAGCTCACTTATTCAAATACGATTCAGCTCAAGGACGTTTCAACGGAGAAATCGAAGTTAAAGACGGAGCTTTCGTTGTTAACGGTAAAGAAATCAAAGTTACTGCTGAGCGTAACCCAGAAGCATTACCTTGGGGAGAATTAGGTGTAGATGTAGTATTAGAATGTACTGGATTCTTCACTTCACAAGAAAAAGCTGGATTACACTTAAAAGCAGGAGCTAAAAAAGTTGTTATCTCAGCACCAGCAACTGGAGATATCAAAACTGTTGTTTACAACGTAAACCAAAATATCTTAGACGGATCTGAAACAGTTATCTCAGGAGCTTCTTGTACAACTAACTGTTTAGCTCCAATGGCTAAAGTATTAAACGACAAATACGGTGTACAAAAAGGATTCATGACTACAATCCATGCATACACTAACGATCAAAATACATTAGATGCTCCTCACGGAAAAGGTGACTTACGTCGTGGACGTGCAGCTGCTGCATCAATCGTTCCTAACTCAACTGGAGCTGCTAAAGCAATCGGTTTAGTAATCCCTGAATTACAAGGAAAATTAGATGGTGGAGCTCAACGTGTTCCTGTAATCACTGGTTCATTAACTGAATTAGTATGTACTTTAAACACTAAAGTAACTGCTGCTGAAATCAATGAAGCAATGAAAGCTGCTGCTAACGAATCATTCGGATATACTGAAGATGAAATCGTTTCTGCTGACGTAATCGGAATTTCTTACGGATCATTATTTGATGCAACACAAACTAAAGTAATGGAAGTTAACGGTGAGCAATTAGTTAAAGTTGCTGCTTGGTATGACAACGAAATGTCTTACACTAACCAATTAATCCGTACTTTAGGATACTTCGCTTCTTTAATTAAATAA
- a CDS encoding competence/damage-inducible protein A has product MKVAILAVGNEVLCGKTLNTNSMFIAREVEGMGGKVTHQQVVPDQIEEIVRGLETAYTYADLVITIGGLGPTVDDLTRDGVAKYFEVELVYDQDIYQGICDYFKRSHQDIPENNVRQAYKFAGGLVLPNNNGTAPALFLQKDFQTIFLLPGPPSELELIFNDSVRPYLVSQIEERKITNSYRLCGIGESVAEGKIIHLYKQYPHLNIAPYCAVDKVDYIVTTLERYRTELEAFDEEFRTIMKDYYIGNQSTDLPSEIVRLLKEKGLTLATAESCSGGLLSSTLINVEGISTVFLEGIVSYSYESKLKRLDINVDRLMEYGAVSEEIAHDMAVNLREISGADVTVSITGIAGPGGGSELKPVGLVYMAIDVCGQIFLKSYIFNGNREKIRQRTVAEALYWLYYHIKAL; this is encoded by the coding sequence GTGAAGGTTGCAATTTTAGCAGTAGGTAATGAGGTTCTCTGTGGAAAGACCCTTAATACCAATAGTATGTTTATTGCGCGTGAAGTGGAAGGCATGGGCGGAAAGGTCACTCATCAACAAGTAGTACCAGATCAAATAGAGGAAATTGTTAGAGGACTAGAGACAGCATATACTTATGCAGATTTAGTGATTACCATAGGAGGTCTTGGACCTACTGTGGACGATTTAACGCGTGATGGTGTGGCGAAGTATTTTGAGGTTGAATTAGTATATGATCAGGATATCTATCAGGGAATTTGTGACTATTTTAAAAGAAGTCATCAAGATATTCCTGAGAATAATGTCCGTCAAGCGTATAAATTTGCGGGTGGATTGGTACTTCCTAATAATAACGGAACAGCCCCAGCTTTATTTTTGCAAAAAGATTTTCAAACTATCTTTTTACTTCCAGGTCCACCATCAGAACTAGAATTAATTTTTAATGATAGTGTTCGCCCTTATTTAGTTAGCCAAATCGAAGAACGAAAAATAACTAATAGTTATAGGCTATGCGGAATTGGAGAATCGGTTGCAGAGGGTAAAATTATACACCTATATAAACAATACCCTCACTTGAATATTGCCCCCTATTGTGCGGTAGATAAGGTAGACTATATTGTTACTACATTAGAACGTTATAGAACGGAATTAGAGGCCTTTGACGAAGAGTTTAGGACTATTATGAAGGATTACTACATTGGAAATCAAAGTACGGATCTTCCAAGCGAAATCGTGCGTTTGTTAAAGGAAAAAGGTTTAACTTTAGCAACGGCTGAAAGTTGTAGTGGGGGTTTGCTCTCATCTACCCTAATTAACGTTGAAGGTATTTCGACTGTATTTTTAGAAGGAATTGTTTCCTATAGTTATGAATCTAAGTTAAAACGTCTAGATATTAATGTTGACCGATTAATGGAATATGGGGCAGTTTCGGAAGAGATTGCTCATGATATGGCGGTAAATTTAAGGGAGATAAGTGGAGCAGATGTGACGGTGAGTATAACAGGGATAGCTGGTCCAGGTGGTGGTAGTGAATTAAAGCCAGTCGGGTTAGTTTATATGGCTATCGATGTTTGCGGTCAAATTTTCTTAAAATCATACATTTTTAATGGAAACCGTGAAAAAATAAGACAGCGTACCGTTGCCGAGGCATTATATTGGCTTTACTATCACATAAAAGCGCTTTAA
- a CDS encoding phosphoglycerate kinase, translating to MNKKTVKDVELNGKKVLVRVDFNVPMKDGKITNDNRIVAALPTIKYILENGGRAILFSHLGKVKSEEDKASKSLRPAAERLAELLGKDVKFIPETRGAELEAAIAELKDGEVLMFENTRFEDLDGKKESKNDPELGKYWASLGDVFVNDAFGTAHRAHASNVGISANLEAVAGFLLEKEIEFIGGAVDAPQRPMVAILGGAKVSDKIGVIENLLDKADKVLVGGGMMFTFLKAQGKNIGKSLCEEDKLDLAKALLEKGGDKLILPIDTVAAKEFSNDTEFRIVSVDELADDEMGLDVGPATVELFSNVLKDAKTVVWNGPMGVFEMSNFAKGTIGVCEAIANLENAITIIGGGDSAAAAMQLGYADKFSHISTGGGASLEYLEGKELPGVASLSDKCCGCGCK from the coding sequence ATGAACAAAAAAACTGTTAAAGATGTTGAGTTAAACGGAAAAAAAGTCCTTGTACGTGTAGACTTTAACGTACCAATGAAGGACGGAAAAATTACAAACGATAATCGTATCGTAGCCGCTTTACCTACAATTAAATATATTTTAGAAAATGGTGGACGCGCGATTTTATTCTCTCACTTAGGAAAAGTTAAGTCAGAGGAAGATAAAGCATCTAAGTCTTTACGTCCTGCAGCTGAGCGTTTAGCTGAGTTATTAGGAAAAGACGTTAAATTTATCCCTGAAACACGTGGGGCTGAATTAGAAGCAGCAATTGCAGAATTAAAAGATGGAGAAGTCTTAATGTTTGAAAACACTCGTTTCGAAGATTTAGATGGTAAAAAAGAATCTAAGAACGATCCTGAATTAGGAAAATACTGGGCTTCATTAGGAGATGTATTTGTAAATGACGCATTCGGTACGGCTCACCGTGCACATGCTTCAAACGTGGGAATCTCTGCTAACTTAGAAGCAGTAGCTGGATTCTTATTAGAAAAAGAAATCGAATTCATTGGTGGAGCTGTTGATGCACCACAACGTCCAATGGTAGCAATCTTAGGTGGAGCAAAAGTTTCAGATAAAATCGGAGTTATCGAAAACTTATTAGATAAAGCAGATAAAGTATTAGTTGGTGGAGGAATGATGTTTACATTCCTTAAAGCACAAGGTAAAAACATCGGAAAATCTTTATGTGAAGAAGATAAATTAGACTTAGCTAAAGCATTATTAGAAAAAGGTGGAGATAAGTTAATCCTTCCTATCGATACTGTTGCGGCTAAAGAATTCTCTAACGATACTGAATTCCGCATTGTTTCAGTTGATGAATTAGCTGATGACGAAATGGGATTAGACGTAGGGCCAGCTACTGTAGAATTATTCTCTAACGTTTTAAAAGATGCTAAAACAGTAGTATGGAATGGACCTATGGGGGTATTCGAAATGTCTAACTTCGCAAAAGGAACAATCGGTGTTTGTGAAGCAATCGCTAATTTAGAGAATGCAATTACAATCATTGGTGGAGGAGATTCAGCTGCAGCAGCAATGCAATTAGGATATGCTGATAAATTCTCTCACATCTCAACTGGTGGAGGAGCTTCTTTAGAATATTTAGAAGGAAAAGAATTACCAGGTGTAGCTTCATTAAGCGATAAATGCTGCGGATGTGGATGCAAATAA
- the tpiA gene encoding triose-phosphate isomerase, with protein sequence MRKPIIAGNWKMNKNYDEAIEFVKAVANKVPSSDKVETAICAPALYLRSLVEHQGENLRIGAQNMHFEANGAFTGEIAPGMLKDLGVTYVILGHSERREMFNETDETVNKKTHAAFANGLIPIVCCGESLEERENGTTNQVVDAQIKRALAGLSLEQVKETVIAYEPIWAIGTGLTATNEQANETIGYIRSVVAREHGQEAADAIRIQYGGSVKPSTVAGLMAQPEIDGALVGGASLDVESFLGLLEF encoded by the coding sequence ATGAGAAAACCAATTATCGCAGGAAACTGGAAAATGAACAAAAATTATGACGAGGCTATAGAATTCGTAAAAGCGGTTGCTAATAAAGTGCCTAGTTCAGATAAAGTTGAAACAGCAATCTGTGCACCAGCATTATACTTACGTTCATTAGTAGAACATCAAGGAGAAAACTTACGTATTGGTGCTCAAAACATGCACTTTGAAGCAAATGGAGCATTTACAGGAGAAATCGCTCCAGGAATGTTAAAAGACTTAGGGGTTACTTATGTAATTTTAGGTCATAGTGAACGTCGTGAGATGTTTAATGAAACGGACGAAACAGTAAACAAAAAAACTCATGCAGCATTTGCTAATGGATTAATTCCAATCGTATGCTGTGGAGAGTCATTAGAAGAACGCGAAAACGGAACAACTAACCAAGTTGTAGACGCGCAAATTAAACGCGCTTTAGCTGGATTATCTTTAGAACAAGTTAAAGAAACAGTTATCGCATATGAGCCAATTTGGGCTATCGGAACAGGATTAACTGCTACAAATGAACAAGCAAATGAAACAATCGGATATATCCGTTCAGTTGTTGCACGTGAGCATGGACAAGAGGCTGCAGATGCAATTCGTATTCAATATGGAGGATCTGTTAAACCTAGCACAGTAGCAGGATTAATGGCTCAACCAGAAATCGATGGGGCATTAGTTGGTGGAGCATCATTAGATGTAGAATCATTCTTAGGATTATTAGAATTCTAA
- a CDS encoding bifunctional 4-hydroxy-2-oxoglutarate aldolase/2-dehydro-3-deoxy-phosphogluconate aldolase, which translates to MAVNIIDHLHSNYLFAVIRGTSETDAIEISKAAIMGGIKNIEITFTTPNAQVAISGLRSLIKDRDVFVGAGTVMTVENAKLAINSGAEFIISPHFSLKIAEFCQEHKVPYFPGCATITEICNALDHGIEVVKLFPGGILGPDFIRDVRGPLPDVRLMPSGGVSLENMQLWYQSGAWGIAIGSSLTENIKLGGYESVYRVAKTFVEKYRELLN; encoded by the coding sequence ATGGCTGTGAATATAATTGATCATTTACATAGTAATTATTTATTTGCTGTTATACGTGGGACCAGTGAAACGGACGCTATTGAAATTTCAAAGGCGGCTATTATGGGGGGAATAAAAAATATTGAGATTACATTTACAACGCCAAATGCTCAAGTAGCCATTAGTGGCTTACGTTCTCTTATAAAGGATAGGGATGTCTTTGTAGGAGCTGGAACAGTGATGACGGTGGAGAATGCAAAACTGGCGATTAATTCGGGAGCGGAGTTTATTATAAGTCCTCACTTTTCATTAAAAATAGCTGAGTTTTGTCAAGAACATAAGGTTCCATATTTTCCGGGCTGTGCAACTATAACAGAAATTTGTAATGCCTTAGACCATGGAATTGAGGTTGTAAAACTATTTCCGGGCGGTATTTTAGGCCCGGATTTTATCAGAGATGTTCGTGGACCGTTACCTGATGTTAGGTTGATGCCATCTGGTGGTGTTTCATTAGAAAATATGCAGTTATGGTATCAAAGTGGGGCCTGGGGAATTGCGATTGGTAGTTCTTTAACTGAAAATATTAAATTAGGGGGATATGAATCGGTTTATAGGGTTGCCAAGACATTTGTAGAGAAATACAGGGAATTACTTAATTAA
- a CDS encoding GntR family transcriptional regulator has product MILDRSKDSKPLYLQIKDVLKHKIITNEYPVGSTIPSENELEDMFDVSRMTIRQAVNELVNEGLLKKERGRGKGTIVLSNAIADKLSTVKSFTQKMSEQGLLLKNKQINISLVTPDETIKSALNLSTNEKVLRLNRIRMVNNDIIMYSISYLPESLNLPFDAEQYGSLYDLLATKNIHITHAEEYIEAMLANEVIADALEISTNDAVLKRTRISKDQHNQSIEYTTTYYRSDKYKYVVELTI; this is encoded by the coding sequence GTGATACTTGATCGTTCAAAGGATTCTAAACCTTTATATTTACAAATTAAAGATGTCCTAAAACACAAGATTATAACCAATGAATATCCTGTTGGAAGTACTATTCCTTCCGAAAATGAATTAGAAGATATGTTTGATGTCAGCCGCATGACTATTCGACAGGCGGTCAACGAATTAGTAAACGAGGGCCTTCTAAAAAAGGAGCGTGGGCGCGGAAAAGGAACTATTGTTCTTTCAAATGCTATTGCTGATAAGTTATCCACAGTAAAAAGTTTTACACAAAAAATGTCGGAACAAGGATTACTCCTTAAAAATAAACAAATAAATATCTCTTTAGTAACTCCTGATGAAACAATTAAATCCGCTCTAAACCTTTCTACAAATGAAAAAGTTTTACGATTAAACCGCATTCGTATGGTTAACAACGATATTATCATGTACTCTATCTCCTATTTACCTGAATCACTAAACCTTCCATTTGATGCAGAACAATATGGTTCTTTATACGATTTATTAGCGACAAAAAATATACACATTACCCATGCTGAAGAATACATTGAAGCCATGTTAGCAAATGAGGTCATTGCTGATGCCTTAGAAATTTCTACAAACGATGCCGTATTAAAAAGAACTAGAATCAGTAAAGACCAACACAATCAAAGCATCGAGTATACGACAACTTATTATCGATCAGACAAATATAAATACGTTGTAGAACTGACGATCTAA